The following proteins are co-located in the Thermomicrobiales bacterium genome:
- the purH gene encoding bifunctional phosphoribosylaminoimidazolecarboxamide formyltransferase/IMP cyclohydrolase codes for MRALISVYDKTGIVDFARELNGLGWELLSTGGTLNALREAGIPVVPVADMTGFPEILDGRVKTLHPMIHGGLLARLEDPSHRAQLAQHGIDPIGMLVSNLYPFEQTVLQPAITDDEAIEQIDIGGPAMLRAASKNHAHVIVVVDPADQGAVLDALRAGSVDDRLRRSLAAKAFQHTAEYDTLVSAYLRSEDNVFPDELTIAGRKSLDLRYGENPHQTAAAYLRLAPGVSPHGVLAAEKLHGKELSYNNLLDADAAWSAVQGWDRPAVSIVKHMIPCGLAVRDDAGAAYDLALAGDPVSAFGGIVAINRSVDGVLAERLRETFYEVILATDFEEDALQTLAAKKNLRLLRMSPSDLEADRALSVRSIQGALLVQEPDVLADDATTWEVVSDRPPTALEQRDLEFAWRAVRHVKSNAIVLASDQAIVGVGAGQPNRVESVHIAARKAGERAAGSVLGSDAFFPFPDGVEAAIAAGVTAIVQPGGSMRDEAVIAAANAASVAMVFTGKRHFLH; via the coding sequence GGGGATTGTGGATTTTGCGCGCGAGCTGAACGGCCTTGGGTGGGAGTTGCTCTCGACCGGGGGCACCCTGAACGCATTGCGCGAAGCCGGAATCCCGGTAGTCCCGGTGGCGGACATGACGGGTTTCCCAGAGATCCTCGATGGACGTGTCAAAACCCTGCATCCGATGATCCACGGCGGCCTTCTTGCTCGTCTCGAGGACCCTTCGCATCGAGCACAGCTCGCTCAACATGGGATCGACCCGATCGGCATGCTCGTGTCGAATCTCTATCCCTTCGAGCAAACGGTTCTTCAGCCAGCAATCACCGACGACGAGGCAATCGAGCAAATCGACATCGGTGGTCCGGCAATGTTGCGGGCGGCGTCGAAGAACCATGCTCATGTCATCGTCGTGGTGGATCCGGCCGATCAGGGCGCGGTTCTGGACGCACTTCGAGCGGGAAGCGTGGATGATCGACTGCGGAGATCACTCGCAGCCAAGGCGTTTCAGCACACGGCAGAGTACGACACGCTTGTCAGCGCATACCTGCGAAGCGAAGACAACGTCTTTCCCGATGAACTCACCATTGCTGGCCGGAAGTCGTTGGATCTGCGCTACGGCGAAAACCCACACCAAACCGCGGCCGCGTATCTCCGCCTTGCTCCTGGAGTCTCCCCGCACGGAGTGCTCGCTGCCGAGAAGCTGCACGGCAAGGAACTCTCCTACAACAACTTGCTGGACGCCGATGCTGCCTGGAGCGCCGTGCAGGGCTGGGACCGGCCAGCGGTCTCGATCGTCAAGCACATGATTCCCTGCGGACTCGCGGTGCGGGACGATGCGGGCGCGGCGTACGACCTCGCACTCGCCGGCGACCCCGTTTCCGCCTTTGGCGGCATCGTGGCGATCAATCGCAGCGTGGATGGCGTCCTGGCCGAGAGGCTGAGGGAAACCTTCTATGAGGTCATTCTCGCAACCGACTTCGAAGAGGACGCGTTGCAGACGCTGGCTGCGAAGAAGAATCTCCGCCTGCTTCGCATGTCGCCATCGGATCTGGAGGCTGATCGTGCCCTCTCCGTGCGTTCGATCCAGGGCGCGCTGCTGGTTCAGGAGCCGGATGTGCTGGCGGACGATGCGACGACCTGGGAGGTGGTCAGCGATCGCCCACCCACTGCATTAGAGCAGCGAGACCTCGAGTTTGCATGGCGTGCCGTTCGTCATGTGAAGTCGAACGCAATTGTGCTGGCTTCCGATCAGGCGATTGTCGGCGTTGGCGCCGGACAGCCCAATCGGGTGGAAAGCGTGCATATCGCAGCCCGGAAGGCAGGAGAACGCGCCGCTGGCTCAGTTCTTGGCAGCGACGCCTTCTTCCCATTCCCGGACGGTGTGGAAGCGGCCATCGCCGCAGGCGTCACAGCTATCGTCCAGCCAGGCGGCTCGATGCGGGATGAGGCGGTGATCGCGGCGGCGAACGCTGCCAGCGTCGCCATGGTTTTCACGGGCAAGCGCCACTTCCTGCATTGA
- a CDS encoding zinc-dependent metalloprotease — MTNTDTNRTVYRPSKRVLASGVVAGTAAGAWAANRIRAGRTASDHPTSIDLPGDHSSLIDWEQARSIAVNMNRAASLTAVERQRLDAEYTALVQRAMPIVQAYVGVSLPTETVPTLAFDRVDWINANIDAFRDMLAPFEALAHSDSKKNAGSGIMAGVNRKVVSLEVGILLGYLSRRVLGQYDIALLGREQIGGGKLYYVEPNIKHIESTLGLPAADFRMWLALHETTHVFEFEGFPWVRPYFNSMLEEYFGYLKEDAALLGQGLKNLKIFVERARSGDAGSSWIEHLMNEQQRALFNKMQTMMSVIEGYSNHVMNAVGRELLDSYEPISRKFEYRQSHRSQAEIFFAKLTGLDVKLEQYRLGEQFIDAVVAARGHDFAVRVWTGPDYMPTSEELRNPQSWIERIDYMDGSRRAAS; from the coding sequence GTGACAAACACCGATACCAATCGAACCGTCTATCGCCCCAGCAAGCGGGTACTGGCGTCCGGCGTCGTTGCCGGAACGGCCGCCGGCGCCTGGGCCGCCAATCGCATCCGCGCGGGGCGAACGGCATCTGACCACCCAACATCGATCGATCTCCCAGGCGATCACTCATCCCTGATCGACTGGGAGCAAGCCCGCTCGATTGCGGTCAACATGAACCGAGCTGCCAGCTTGACAGCCGTCGAACGACAGCGGCTGGATGCCGAATACACCGCCCTGGTACAGCGGGCTATGCCCATCGTCCAGGCATATGTTGGCGTGTCCCTCCCCACCGAGACCGTTCCCACGCTTGCATTCGATCGTGTCGACTGGATCAATGCCAATATCGATGCGTTTCGCGACATGCTCGCGCCATTCGAGGCGTTGGCGCACAGCGACAGCAAGAAAAACGCCGGATCTGGGATCATGGCCGGCGTCAATCGCAAGGTGGTCAGTCTCGAAGTTGGCATCCTCCTTGGATATCTCTCTCGCCGGGTTCTCGGGCAATACGACATTGCTCTCCTGGGACGCGAGCAGATCGGCGGCGGCAAACTCTATTATGTCGAACCGAACATCAAGCATATCGAGTCGACGCTCGGTCTTCCCGCTGCTGACTTCCGCATGTGGCTGGCGCTCCACGAGACGACGCATGTCTTCGAGTTCGAGGGTTTCCCCTGGGTACGCCCCTACTTCAACAGCATGCTGGAGGAGTACTTCGGCTACCTGAAGGAAGACGCCGCGCTCCTCGGTCAAGGGTTGAAGAATCTCAAGATCTTCGTCGAGCGGGCGCGTTCGGGAGACGCTGGCTCGAGCTGGATCGAACACCTCATGAATGAGCAACAGCGTGCGCTGTTCAACAAGATGCAGACGATGATGTCCGTAATCGAGGGCTATTCGAATCACGTCATGAACGCCGTTGGCCGCGAACTCCTGGACAGTTACGAGCCAATCAGTCGCAAGTTCGAGTATCGCCAATCGCATCGGAGCCAGGCCGAGATCTTTTTCGCCAAGCTCACCGGCCTGGATGTCAAGCTCGAGCAGTACCGTTTGGGCGAGCAATTCATCGATGCCGTCGTAGCCGCACGAGGTCATGATTTCGCGGTGCGTGTTTGGACCGGTCCGGACTACATGCCAACCTCGGAGGAGCTCCGCAATCCGCAGTCCTGGATCGAGCGCATCGACTACATGGACGGGTCCCGACGGGCAGCGTCGTAG